In a single window of the bacterium genome:
- a CDS encoding ABC-2 family transporter protein, whose amino-acid sequence MRMRSAKYWQFMRLGYITYLAYRFQVLASFVSYLLIIALNYFLWKAVYSGRQVIAGFTMEQMMTYVVIGWSARTFFANRIDRMIGDAVKDGSIIMDLLKPTNFQLYHYFRSFGRAVFMFIFMTLPIIVVASLLFPVQLPSGKLGPYLFPLSMVLSFFLHAGISYLTGLVAFFTRNNEGVFRFKQLLVEVFSGVMIPITFFPGWVQNVLFWLPFKYIAYAPLRIYLGMEPLSRVHQGVLLQIMWIIIIYAAGQLLWHYGIRRLEIQGG is encoded by the coding sequence ATGAGGATGAGGTCGGCCAAATACTGGCAGTTCATGCGGCTGGGCTACATCACCTACCTGGCCTACCGCTTTCAGGTGCTGGCCAGCTTCGTCTCCTACCTGCTGATCATCGCCCTGAACTACTTCCTGTGGAAGGCGGTCTATTCCGGAAGGCAGGTGATAGCCGGGTTCACCATGGAGCAGATGATGACCTACGTGGTGATCGGCTGGTCGGCCCGGACCTTTTTTGCCAACCGGATCGACCGGATGATCGGGGACGCGGTCAAGGACGGCTCGATCATCATGGACCTGCTGAAGCCCACCAACTTCCAGCTCTACCACTATTTCCGCTCCTTCGGCCGGGCCGTATTCATGTTCATCTTCATGACCCTGCCCATCATAGTGGTGGCTTCGCTGCTGTTCCCGGTCCAGCTGCCCTCGGGAAAGCTGGGGCCGTATCTTTTTCCCCTGAGCATGGTCCTCAGCTTCTTCCTGCACGCCGGCATCAGCTATCTGACCGGGCTGGTGGCCTTCTTCACCCGCAACAACGAGGGGGTGTTCCGCTTCAAACAGCTGCTGGTGGAGGTCTTCTCCGGGGTGATGATCCCGATCACCTTTTTCCCGGGATGGGTGCAGAATGTTTTGTTCTGGCTGCCCTTCAAGTACATCGCCTACGCGCCACTCAGGATCTACCTGGGCATGGAGCCGCTGTCCCGCGTTCACCAGGGGGTGCTGCTGCAGATAATGTGGATCATCATCATCTACGCCGCCGGGCAGCTACTGTGGCACTATGGGATCAGACGGCTGGA
- a CDS encoding GNAT family N-acetyltransferase translates to MRLISDKARIESFLRQNPALHLYELGDLDDFFFPYTAWYALEEKGMISALALLYTGTELPVLLALDDPGSAAMPGLLDELKVKIPKRFYCHLTPGLESSLEDMFLLESHGTHHKMTLTDSSKLGDIDSSGAVQLDARDKAEILEFYASAYPGNWFDARMLETGQYFGLRRNGRLASIAGIHVYSPKYKVAALGNIATLPEFRGQGLGTIVTAALCRNLLKTVGIIGLNVKTDNADAIRCYQKLGFKITGEYNEFMANERENRPPP, encoded by the coding sequence GTGAGATTGATCAGTGACAAAGCCCGGATCGAATCCTTCCTCCGCCAAAACCCAGCGCTCCATCTTTACGAGTTGGGCGACCTGGATGATTTCTTTTTCCCTTATACTGCCTGGTACGCCCTGGAAGAGAAGGGAATGATCAGCGCCCTGGCGCTATTATATACAGGCACAGAACTCCCGGTGCTGCTGGCATTGGATGACCCGGGCTCGGCTGCAATGCCGGGGCTGCTTGATGAACTTAAGGTTAAAATCCCGAAAAGGTTCTATTGCCATTTGACTCCGGGGCTGGAAAGCTCCCTGGAAGACATGTTTTTGCTGGAATCGCACGGCACCCATCATAAAATGACCTTGACCGACAGCAGCAAATTGGGTGATATCGATAGCTCCGGCGCAGTTCAACTTGATGCCAGGGACAAAGCGGAGATACTGGAATTCTACGCTTCCGCCTATCCCGGCAACTGGTTTGACGCTCGAATGCTGGAGACCGGGCAGTATTTCGGCCTCCGCCGGAATGGCCGGCTGGCCAGCATCGCCGGGATCCATGTCTATTCTCCGAAATACAAAGTGGCGGCATTGGGGAACATCGCCACTTTGCCTGAGTTCCGGGGCCAAGGGCTGGGAACCATTGTCACGGCGGCCTTGTGCCGGAACCTGCTGAAGACGGTGGGCATCATCGGGCTCAATGTAAAGACTGACAACGCGGATGCCATCAGATGCTACCAAAAACTGGGTTTTAAAATAACCGGAGAATACAACGAATTCATGGCCAATGAAAGGGAAAACCGACCGCCCCCCTGA
- a CDS encoding class I SAM-dependent methyltransferase produces MNQKEILEFAKEAGISEEESRQYFLKEEALELEEQKALKPLFDKLVLPAVELGAGMGDFTDELLQKYIKITGKLYAVERLDTTAAKLKERFKDIRLEVLQSDSTSLPLPDGSAGLVISRMALHDFVSADGDVAKALADCIRVLAPGGVFVVYDKIRDGFAEVETQSAEGRMERMNVQLAAIEGKVCWGLHLLEDYVTLLGKLGLKDIRSSGLDVPDTPGYVSIMSKTLEERRAAYIKRWGPEAGKLIDSVLEDFAKIPPKALPRMIVWGIKP; encoded by the coding sequence ATGAATCAAAAAGAAATACTGGAATTTGCCAAGGAGGCAGGGATCTCCGAAGAAGAGTCCCGGCAGTACTTTCTAAAGGAGGAAGCCCTGGAGCTCGAGGAGCAGAAGGCGCTCAAGCCGTTGTTCGACAAACTGGTCCTGCCGGCGGTGGAGCTGGGGGCGGGCATGGGCGATTTCACCGATGAACTGTTGCAGAAATACATTAAGATCACCGGGAAACTATACGCGGTGGAGCGTCTGGATACCACGGCGGCCAAGCTTAAGGAACGGTTCAAGGACATTCGGCTGGAAGTGCTGCAGTCAGATTCCACCAGCCTGCCTCTGCCCGACGGCTCGGCCGGGCTGGTGATCTCCCGGATGGCCCTGCACGACTTCGTCAGCGCCGACGGCGACGTGGCCAAGGCACTGGCCGACTGCATCCGGGTGCTGGCCCCGGGCGGGGTGTTCGTGGTCTACGACAAGATCAGGGACGGTTTTGCCGAGGTGGAAACCCAGTCGGCCGAAGGCCGGATGGAGCGGATGAACGTCCAACTGGCGGCGATCGAAGGCAAGGTCTGCTGGGGCCTGCATCTGCTGGAGGACTATGTCACTCTTCTGGGCAAGCTGGGACTGAAAGACATCAGGTCATCAGGTCTGGATGTCCCCGATACCCCGGGCTATGTCAGCATCATGTCCAAAACCCTGGAGGAGCGGCGGGCCGCCTATATCAAGCGTTGGGGGCCGGAAGCGGGGAAGTTGATAGACTCTGTTTTGGAGGATTTTGCCAAGATCCCGCCCAAAGCCCTGCCCCGGATGATAGTTTGGGGGATAAAACCGTAA
- a CDS encoding ATP-binding cassette domain-containing protein, producing MPIIEVNNLVKDFKRYRRRPGLTGAFKDLWARKYETVHAVNQVNFSIDSGEIVGYIGPNGAGKSTTIKILTGILVPTSGQVRVQGLIPYKQRYQHVKQIGVVFGQRTQLWWDIAVMESFNLLQKIYEIPMSDYKARLEKFDRVLGLKELLEVPVRKLSLGQRMRCDLAASLLHNPRIVFLDEPTIGLDVAVKANIREFIKEINQEYGTTVILTTHDMSDIEELCSRVLMIDAGKIIYDGELKALKDGVDASRRLLLETIFPVKLSGLADLLKDYPLDMQSTDAYHWEISFNRSQVNAAQLMHLLLSSLDVRDIGLEEPPIEEIVRKVYEGRKVQ from the coding sequence ATGCCTATCATCGAAGTAAATAACCTGGTCAAGGATTTCAAACGCTACCGCCGGAGGCCCGGTCTGACGGGGGCTTTCAAGGATCTTTGGGCCCGGAAATACGAGACCGTTCACGCCGTGAACCAGGTCAACTTTTCCATTGACTCCGGCGAGATAGTGGGCTACATCGGCCCCAACGGCGCGGGAAAATCCACCACCATCAAGATCCTGACCGGGATCCTGGTGCCCACCTCGGGCCAGGTGCGGGTCCAGGGGCTCATCCCCTACAAGCAGCGCTACCAGCACGTCAAGCAGATAGGGGTGGTCTTCGGCCAGCGCACCCAGCTGTGGTGGGACATCGCGGTGATGGAGTCGTTCAACCTGCTGCAGAAGATATACGAGATCCCGATGTCCGATTATAAGGCCCGGCTGGAGAAATTTGACCGGGTGCTGGGATTGAAGGAACTGCTGGAGGTTCCGGTGCGCAAGCTTTCCCTGGGCCAGCGGATGCGCTGCGACCTGGCGGCCTCGCTGCTTCACAATCCCAGGATAGTCTTTCTGGACGAGCCCACCATCGGGCTGGACGTGGCGGTCAAGGCCAACATCCGGGAATTCATCAAGGAGATCAACCAGGAGTACGGCACCACCGTCATCCTGACCACCCACGACATGTCCGACATCGAGGAACTGTGCAGCCGGGTGCTGATGATAGACGCCGGAAAGATCATCTACGACGGGGAATTGAAGGCCCTGAAGGACGGGGTGGACGCCAGCCGCCGGCTGCTGCTGGAGACCATCTTCCCGGTAAAACTCTCGGGGCTGGCCGACCTGCTTAAGGATTATCCTCTGGACATGCAGTCCACCGATGCCTACCACTGGGAGATCAGCTTCAACCGCAGCCAGGTGAACGCCGCCCAGCTGATGCACCTGCTGCTGTCCAGCCTGGACGTCAGGGACATCGGGCTGGAGGAGCCGCCGATCGAGGAGATCGTGCGCAAGGTCTACGAGGGGCGGAAGGTCCAATGA